One window of Mediterraneibacter gnavus ATCC 29149 genomic DNA carries:
- a CDS encoding cohesin domain-containing protein, which translates to MKSLKKIGILLFAVCFLMLYPSVSVHAAEGTFQFSDPTAKVGEDVTVKAKISTGGEAIGDGFVTVTYDKAALEFVSGTNATGGDGTVKLEATGDGTVSELEYTMVFKALKEGATKLEVSDYTSYLYSDETLNLTTGDSTVTVEAGDGTSSESSAGTTAVATGTGSVEIDGVTYTIYNDFSDALVPDGCSRTTMEYNGETVNAILQETSGKYFVYLVEGDKDPVMALYNEKDNSFAITEMVSITDSSYIFLLGTNDGKGLPSQFKKTKLTVGTLTFPVWQNSESEDFYLMYAMNESGEESFYQYDTKDETYQRYPVTDVKEKSTSSSTTLIDKVKNFLQDQVLIVVAAAWAVILILIIIIIVVGVKLRRRNEELDEFYDEHESIGNSKGSRAVVEKKSRKQFKGYQDEEDDFVDDFEDEEETDDEDPDEYEEYEDDDEYGEDDYDTYEDDSDEYEDDFEEYDDDEYEDDDYDDEYDEYEDYDDDEEEDDVPEYQPKRRSSAREEKDSYDVDFIDL; encoded by the coding sequence ATGAAGTCGTTGAAAAAGATAGGGATTCTTTTGTTTGCAGTGTGCTTTCTGATGCTGTATCCTTCAGTGTCTGTACATGCGGCAGAAGGAACGTTTCAGTTTTCGGATCCTACAGCAAAAGTAGGAGAGGATGTTACAGTCAAAGCTAAGATCAGTACTGGTGGAGAAGCAATCGGGGATGGTTTTGTCACAGTAACATATGACAAAGCAGCACTGGAGTTTGTCAGCGGAACCAATGCAACCGGTGGGGACGGAACGGTGAAGCTGGAGGCTACCGGGGATGGAACTGTTTCAGAGCTGGAGTATACCATGGTCTTTAAAGCGCTGAAAGAAGGAGCAACAAAGCTGGAGGTGTCAGATTATACCTCTTATCTGTATTCTGATGAAACTTTAAATCTGACAACAGGTGATTCCACAGTTACCGTGGAGGCAGGGGACGGAACATCGTCAGAGAGCTCAGCAGGGACCACTGCGGTGGCCACAGGAACGGGAAGTGTAGAGATCGACGGAGTCACATACACAATTTACAATGATTTTTCCGACGCGCTTGTTCCGGACGGATGCAGCAGAACTACGATGGAGTATAACGGAGAAACTGTAAACGCGATTTTGCAGGAAACTTCCGGAAAGTATTTTGTGTATCTGGTTGAGGGAGACAAAGACCCAGTGATGGCACTTTACAATGAAAAAGATAACTCATTTGCGATTACAGAGATGGTGTCGATTACAGATTCCAGTTATATCTTTTTGTTGGGAACAAATGATGGAAAAGGACTGCCGTCTCAGTTTAAGAAAACAAAACTGACAGTCGGCACACTGACTTTCCCGGTATGGCAGAATTCAGAGAGTGAGGACTTTTATCTGATGTATGCGATGAACGAATCAGGAGAGGAATCGTTCTACCAGTATGATACAAAGGATGAAACGTACCAGAGATATCCAGTCACAGATGTAAAAGAAAAGAGTACAAGTTCTTCGACAACACTGATAGATAAAGTAAAAAACTTTCTTCAGGATCAGGTGCTGATTGTTGTAGCAGCAGCCTGGGCGGTTATTTTAATTTTGATCATCATTATTATTGTAGTCGGCGTGAAATTACGCAGAAGAAATGAAGAACTTGATGAATTCTACGATGAGCATGAATCCATCGGGAATTCAAAAGGAAGTCGTGCAGTTGTTGAGAAAAAATCTCGTAAACAGTTCAAAGGATATCAGGACGAAGAGGATGATTTTGTAGATGACTTCGAAGACGAAGAGGAAACAGATGACGAAGATCCTGATGAATACGAAGAGTACGAAGATGATGACGAATATGGGGAAGATGATTACGACACATACGAGGACGATTCGGATGAATATGAGGATGATTTTGAAGAGTACGACGATGACGAGTATGAAGATGATGATTATGACGACGAATACGATGAGTATGAGGACTATGATGATGACGAAGAAGAGGATGATGTTCCGGAGTATCAGCCAAAACGAAGATCGTCTGCTCGTGAAGAAAAAGACAGTTATGATGTAGATTTTATAGATTTATAA
- the glmS gene encoding glutamine--fructose-6-phosphate transaminase (isomerizing), whose product MCGIVGYVGEKQAAPILLDGLSKLEYRGYDSAGIAVYDGAEIQTEKSKGRLKVLSELTHDGQTMPGTIGIGHTRWATHGEPSDVNAHPHYNKNKNIVVVHNGIIENYLKLKQKLEKKGYEFVSETDTEVLAHLLDYYYQGNPLQAITKVMHRVEGSYALGIMFQDHPDELYAVRKDSPLIVGETENGCVIASDVPAVLKYTRDVYFIENEEIVRMEKDSMQFFNVDEEEIEKTPEHIEWDANAAEKGGYEHFMLKEMYEQPKAILDTFSPRIKGNDIVIEELGMSDEEIKAIRKIMIVACGSAYHAGVTAKYVMEGMARIPVETDLASEFRYRDPIMEDGTLVVIISQSGETADSLAALREAKQRGAKVLGIVNVVGSSIAREADNVMYTWAGPEIAVATTKAYSSQLIALYLLAMKFAFVRGEITDSEMRGYIEDLQKLPEQVELLLNNKNRIQKFANRYLAAREVFFIGRGIDYAISMEGSLKLKEISYIHSEAYAAGELKHGTISLIEEGTLVTAILTQKELYKKSISNIVEVRTRGAFVLAITNEGNHEIEKAADYVVYIPQTNRYFANSLAIIPLQLFGYYISVGRGCDVDKPRNLAKSVTVE is encoded by the coding sequence ATGTGTGGAATTGTAGGATATGTAGGAGAAAAGCAGGCAGCGCCGATTTTGCTGGATGGATTATCAAAGCTGGAATACAGAGGATATGACTCAGCCGGAATTGCAGTCTATGACGGAGCAGAGATTCAGACAGAAAAATCAAAAGGTCGTTTAAAGGTGCTCAGTGAACTGACACATGACGGACAGACAATGCCGGGAACAATCGGGATCGGTCATACCAGATGGGCAACACATGGTGAACCGTCAGATGTAAATGCACATCCACATTATAACAAAAATAAAAATATTGTTGTTGTGCACAATGGAATTATTGAAAACTATTTGAAACTCAAACAGAAGCTGGAGAAAAAAGGGTATGAGTTTGTGTCGGAGACAGATACCGAAGTACTGGCACATCTTCTGGATTACTATTATCAGGGAAACCCTCTGCAGGCGATTACAAAGGTAATGCATCGAGTAGAAGGGTCTTACGCACTTGGGATCATGTTCCAGGATCATCCGGATGAACTTTATGCAGTGCGAAAAGACAGTCCGTTGATCGTGGGAGAGACAGAAAACGGATGTGTGATCGCATCCGATGTTCCGGCAGTGCTGAAATATACAAGAGATGTATATTTTATTGAAAATGAAGAGATTGTACGTATGGAAAAAGATTCGATGCAGTTTTTCAATGTAGATGAAGAAGAAATCGAGAAAACTCCTGAGCATATTGAGTGGGATGCCAATGCAGCAGAAAAAGGCGGATATGAGCATTTTATGCTGAAAGAGATGTATGAGCAGCCAAAAGCAATCCTGGATACGTTTTCACCGCGCATCAAAGGAAATGATATCGTGATCGAAGAGCTTGGGATGTCTGATGAGGAAATCAAGGCAATCCGCAAAATCATGATCGTGGCCTGTGGATCTGCATATCATGCGGGAGTTACTGCAAAATATGTGATGGAAGGAATGGCTCGGATTCCGGTGGAAACAGATCTGGCTTCTGAGTTCAGATACCGTGATCCGATCATGGAGGACGGAACATTGGTTGTGATCATCAGCCAGTCAGGAGAGACTGCAGATTCTCTGGCGGCACTGCGTGAAGCAAAGCAGAGAGGGGCAAAGGTACTTGGAATTGTCAATGTTGTCGGAAGTTCTATCGCAAGAGAGGCAGATAATGTCATGTATACATGGGCGGGACCGGAGATTGCGGTTGCGACAACAAAAGCATACTCCAGTCAGTTGATCGCATTGTATCTGCTGGCCATGAAATTTGCATTTGTGAGAGGGGAAATCACAGATTCGGAAATGCGGGGATATATTGAAGATCTTCAGAAACTTCCGGAGCAGGTGGAGCTGTTATTAAATAACAAGAATCGCATCCAGAAGTTTGCCAACCGTTATCTGGCAGCGAGAGAAGTATTCTTTATCGGAAGAGGAATCGATTATGCGATTTCCATGGAAGGATCTCTGAAATTAAAAGAGATTTCTTATATCCATTCAGAGGCATATGCTGCGGGAGAATTGAAACACGGAACCATTTCTCTGATCGAAGAGGGAACACTGGTAACAGCGATTCTTACACAGAAAGAGCTGTACAAAAAGAGCATCAGCAATATCGTGGAAGTAAGGACCAGAGGAGCATTTGTTCTTGCCATTACAAATGAAGGAAATCATGAGATTGAAAAAGCGGCAGATTACGTTGTATACATTCCGCAGACCAATCGATATTTTGCAAATTCTCTGGCGATCATTCCGCT